AGGCTCCTTCCAAGTTGTTTCAGCAGGGAAGAAACTCCATTTTCTTCAGGTACCAATAATTCCTAATGCTTCACCTATCAAACATATGGCATCTGACAAATGGATCATCTAATGCTCTTCTCATTAGCAGAACCCCTGCGTACATCCAAGCACAGGCCCGGAGCTCTTCCACATCGACAAGCTACGAGTACGATCGCCAAGCTTCCACCCCAAAGGCTGTAATCTGTTGCCGCATAATTGCTATAACTGTAAGTGCCGGTGAAAAGTTCCAGACATCTGTTGTTTCGTTCGACGGCTTCAAAAATTAACAGCCTAAAACATTGTTGCAACCTCAGCTGATGCTTCTCCTGGTGCTCCATGACGCCATCTCGGTCTACCTCGGCGATCAAGGCGTCTACACCGTCGCTCTTGTCACCGTAAGTGAGGCTCTGAAAATTTGGAGACAATTCTCACGTTTTTTATGGGACCTGGCAAATGTAACCTGGTGTGCAAAATTTTGTTTTGTGGAACCAGCTGCTGATGCTTAGAACTGCTGGAATTGTGATAccggtctacatcatcttggtcgcGGTGACCGAAGTGCTTTATCGACGCAGCGAGTGGCGGGTTTGTAAAACCATCTTGATCCTAATGCCGAAATGTTTATGAAGTTTCTTGctgaaatggaaatggaaatggaacacAATGCAGGCTATGCATGGTCAGGTTTCAGAACCAGAAGCCACAGGGAGCACGCAGCCGGTGCCAATTCCGCCGCAGCAACAGCGTGTGGTTATCACCATCCAGTAGTGCACCAAGGGGAACAGATATGGACATCAGCCGTCAAGTATGGCATCTGGATGCGGTTTTGAGCTTCGGGTGTGCCATCATGTCGACACAAGAGATGGAGGATATGTACATAATAATTGTGAGTTGTGAACTTGTGGCTGTCCATATATCATCTTCGAATACCTGTGTATATCGAAAGAAAAACACATATGTACATTCATGGACACTCGCTTCAGAAGCAGTGAAGATGAAGTGTTCCT
The sequence above is a segment of the Triticum dicoccoides isolate Atlit2015 ecotype Zavitan chromosome 1A, WEW_v2.0, whole genome shotgun sequence genome. Coding sequences within it:
- the LOC119290651 gene encoding E3 ubiquitin-protein ligase MARCHF2-like, with the translated sequence MADHFAVMAGRLLTASTVQSAIDEASNAASSSAPTCREKAVVVEDGGGRPKSGVLVECRICQEDGDETCMEAPCSCKGSLKYAHRTCVQRWCDEKGDTICEICLQQFTPNYKAPSKLFQQGRNSIFFRTPAYIQAQARSSSTSTSYEYDRQASTPKAVICCRIIAITLMLLLVLHDAISVYLGDQGVYTVALVTLLMLRTAGIVIPVYIILVAVTEVLYRRSEWRAMHGQVSEPEATGSTQPVPIPPQQQRVVITIQ